A single genomic interval of Dysidea avara chromosome 6, odDysAvar1.4, whole genome shotgun sequence harbors:
- the LOC136257417 gene encoding F-box/LRR-repeat protein 19-like isoform X1 — translation MQALKVCQKYQKLPLRSRRGPAAKDWQYRNRVGIKADSLRKAAAAEQILKDATNSLRLKVDNKGEDVPNTSVPSKLISSATRTGMKRKRCRDCDGCQATNCGECTNCNCLDKKIFGGPSIKKQCYMRRRCLRATITEKIVQQ, via the exons ATGCAAGCACTCAAAGTATGCCAGAAATATCAAAAGCTACCATTGCGGAGTAGACGTGGTCCAGCAGCAAAAGATTGGCAGTATCGCAATAGGGTTGGGATCAAGGCAGACAGTCTTAGAA AGGCAGCTGCAGCTGAACAGATTTTGAAGGATGCAACCAACAGCTTAAGGTTGAAAGTTGATAACAAAGGGGAAG ACGTACCCAATACAAGTGTACCATCCAAACTAATATCAAGTG CAACAAGAACAGGGATGAAGAGAAAGCGGTGCAGAGATTGTGATGGATGCCAGGCCACAAATTGTGGAGAGTGTACCAATTGCAACTGTTTAGATAAGAAGATATTTGGTGGCCCTAGCATCAAAAAGCAGTGTTACATGCGCCGCCGCTGTTTGAGAG CAACTATCACAGAGAAGATTGTCCAGCAATGA
- the LOC136257417 gene encoding F-box/LRR-repeat protein 19-like isoform X2 yields the protein MFCCKAAAAEQILKDATNSLRLKVDNKGEDVPNTSVPSKLISSATRTGMKRKRCRDCDGCQATNCGECTNCNCLDKKIFGGPSIKKQCYMRRRCLRATITEKIVQQ from the exons ATGTTTTGTTGTAAG GCAGCTGCAGCTGAACAGATTTTGAAGGATGCAACCAACAGCTTAAGGTTGAAAGTTGATAACAAAGGGGAAG ACGTACCCAATACAAGTGTACCATCCAAACTAATATCAAGTG CAACAAGAACAGGGATGAAGAGAAAGCGGTGCAGAGATTGTGATGGATGCCAGGCCACAAATTGTGGAGAGTGTACCAATTGCAACTGTTTAGATAAGAAGATATTTGGTGGCCCTAGCATCAAAAAGCAGTGTTACATGCGCCGCCGCTGTTTGAGAG CAACTATCACAGAGAAGATTGTCCAGCAATGA
- the LOC136258068 gene encoding tripartite motif-containing protein 2-like — MADFDAKEKEVFGGHFLTLCDTVTDIESLLPHFVQTNVITVGDLEEINSISRVEKKVEKLLLHVNGPLSAGNTKNFYAILNVMMTHGAQATRELAVKMQDAVSTKQVANEMNHDVARYEDSPPQMNNHHDASSPDSLADDFNTLITSTVSLLEKRCNKLELCKQVCCNLTIGDNSDVLLFGVKKITEIKRCISFQQLFDALQQHYSWKEFSLLKRIISTSDSVEAKALLEQFELNMCSVSSMKVISDNLSRGDMPPDYVKLYVKIDKSSRELTLEIFQKFRDFIFQYLDIKLYVALPFIKFSFNSLHLEWYVPERAVPHITDVTNDADMILAKCSIVFMQVSDKVIYDLQRRTSIDGFAGESHSFALTAAKVIDKNLICPICHHLYKSPKFLPCYHSYCEECLEKMVIQSNITCPECKQEALVPVGGVKELASNFFINHMVNDLVLRRQVDGKEIKCNRCEGRSVVSFCPQCSSFLCYRCYKQHKRDSVTHNHNILQLIESSTEHELVRKFSTTRGPLCREHDEPLKYFCETCDDLVCLYCTVKNHSGHKHDIVNKITGQHRNELREVTAPIDNMMRTLSEASDTIEKMGRRVRQHGDEVERKVDQFYDEMVQKLMKQKEQLKQRIRESVSRKLRTMKKQLDEIGYTQEEMLSMKELRDAVEKCSNEEALSAKNEVIDHMQQLTEKYKKLNTQPLQSAAMEFVPNMGPFPQFGNFHTDIDPKTSGIVDLPSCIDLDKKVEFKIQTKYSTGHHSSAGGSLISVQVKSNTGKLTDARVKDNNNGSYTASFTPQQIGETQLFLTINGVKGNSYHTVVSYKYSEASTPNKVVDNDGCMGKPWGIAVSANGMWAITDNSKHCVYIYDNKDNLVKRFGSHGSNSSQFNYPDHLAFDTNNYLYVVDHCNNRVQKFDVQGNYCLRFGGPGSSDGRLHGPVGITTHDSMVYVTEEDNSRVSVFHTNGQFSHTIGKGQFGAPYDVVVNNTNQLLVADNTHHCIKSFTLDGHFVGKFVTQETGRGHMRYPCSLAVDINGFLLVVEPIHSQVSIFDKDGKCVHYFGTKGNAKGQFQNPQGVAISPNGNIYVSDHNNRRVQVFPTHQSKSK, encoded by the exons ATGGCTGACTTTGATGCCAAAGAAAAAGAAGTGTTTGGGGGTCACTTCTTAACGCTGTGTGACACTGTCACAGACATAGAATCACTGCTACCTCACTTTGTACAGACAAATGTCATCACAGTTGGTGACCTGGAAGAGATTAACAGCATCAGCAGAGTGGAAAAGAAAGTAGAAAAATTACTCCTTCATGTAAACGGTCCGTTGAGTGCTGGTAACACTAAGAATTTTTATGCGATATTGAATGTGATGATGACACATGGTGCACAGGCCACAAGAGAGTTGGCTGTTAAGATGCAAGATGCTGTCAGTACTAAACAAGTGGCAAATGAAATGAATCATGATGTTGCTAGATATGAAG ATTCTCCACCACAAATGAACAACCATCATGATGCTTCTTCACCTGATAGTCTTGCAGATGATTTTAATACCTTAATCACGAGTACAGTCAGTTTGCTAGAGAAGCGCTGCAACAAATTGGAGTTGTGCAAACAGGTTTGCTGCAATCTCACAATTGGTGACAACTCTGACGTCTTGTTATTTGGTGTGAAAAAAATAACAGAAATTAAACGTTGTATATCTTTTCAACAATTATTTGACGCACTGCAGCAACACTACAGCTGGAAAGAGTTTTCATTACTAAAGAGGATTATCAGCACGTCTGATTCAGTTGAAGCAAAAGCCTTATTGGAACAGTTTGAACTGAACATGTGTTCAGTCAGCAGTATGAAAGTTATTTCTGACAACTTGTCAAGAGGCGATATGCCACCAGACTACGTTAAGTTGTATGTGAAAATTGATAAATCATCTAGAGAATTGACTCTGGAAATCTTTCAGAAGTTCCGAGACTTTATTTTCCAATACCTTGACATAAAGTTGTATGTTGCCCTACCTTTCATCAAGTTCTCTTTCAACTCACTGCACTTGGAGTGGTATGTGCCTGAACGTGCTGTTCCCCACATCACAGATGTAACAAACGATGCTGATATGATATTAGCTAAATGCTCAATTGTCTTCATGCAAGTGTCAGATAAAGTAATTTATGACCTGCAAAGAAGAACATCTATTGATGGA TTTGCAGGAGAGAGTCACTCATTTGCCCTCACTGCTGCAAAGGTCATtgataaaaatctaatctgcccaatttgtcaccatttgtatAAGAGTCCAAAATTTCTGCCATGTTATCATTCCTATTGTGAAGAGTGTCTGGAGAAGATGGTGATACAGTCCAATATCACATGTCCGGAGTGTAAACAGGAAGCATTAGTTCCTGTAGGAGGAGTGAAGGAGTTGGCTAGCAATTTCTTCATCAATCATATGGTCAACGATTTAGTACTGAGACGTCAAGTAGATGGGAAAGAAATTAAATGTAACAGATGTGAAGGAAGATCTGTTGTGTCTTTCTGTCCACAGTGTAGCTCATTTCTTTGCTACAGGTGTTACAAACAACACAAACGTGACAGTGTCACTCACAATCACAATATTCTTCAGTTAATTGAATCATCAACTGAACATGAATTGGTTCGTAAATTCTCAACAACTAGAGGACCGCTGTGTAGGGAACACGACGAGCCACTGAAGTACTTCTGTGAGACATGTGACGATCTAGTGTGTCTGTATTGTACCGTGAAAAATCATAGTGGACATAAACATGATATTGTCAACAAAATTACTGGCCAACACCGAAATGAGTTAAGGGAAGTTACTGCTCCTATAGACAACATGATGAGAACTCTATCTGAAGCCAGTGATACCATAGAAAAGATGGGAAGGAGGGTGAGACAACATGGCGATGAAGTGGAGAGGAAGGTTGATCAGTTTTACGATGAGATGGTCCAGAAGTTGATGAAACAGAAAGAGCAACTGAAGCAACGAATACGAGAGTCGGTATCACGAAAGTTACGAACAATGAAAAAGCAGTTAGATGAAATAGGATACACACAAGAAGAAATGTTGAGTATGAAGGAGCTAAGAGATGCTGTGGAGAAGTGCTCCAATGAAGAAGCACTGTCTGCTAAGAATGAAGTTATCGATCACATGCAACAATTAACTGAAAAGTACAAGAAACTGAACACACAACCTTTGCAATCTGCTGCTATGGAATTTGTACCAAATATGGGACCATTTCCACAATTTGGCAACTTTCATACCGATATTGACCCAAAGACTTCTGGAATAGTTGATCTCCCAAGTTGCATTGATCTGGATAAGAAAGTAGAGTTTAAAATTCAGACCAAATACAGTACTGGTCATCACAGCTCTGCTGGAGGCAGTTTAATATCAGTACAAGTGAAATCTAATACAGGCAAACTGACCGATGCACGTGTTAAAGATAATaacaatggtagctacaccGCTTCTTTTACACCTCAACAAATTGGAGAGACCCAATTGTTTTTGACCATTAATGGAGTCAAAGGAAATTCATATCATACTGTAGTGTCGTACAAATACAGTGAGGCGAGTACCCCCAATAAAGTAGTGGATAATGATGGCTGTATGGGTAAACCTTGGGGTATTGCTGTCAGTGCAAACGGCATGTGGGCAATAACTGACAACTCCAAACATTGTGTTTACATCTACGACAATAAAGATAACCTGGTTAAAAGGTTTGGAAGTCATGGCAGCAACAGTAGTCAATTCAACTACCCAGATCACCTGGCTTTTGACACTAACAATTACTTGTATGTGGTCGATCACTGCAACAACAGGGTACAGAAGTTTGATGTTCAGGGCAACTATTGTCTCAGGTTTGGTGGACCTGGGTCAAGTGATGGTCGACTACATGGCCCAGTTGGCATCACCACTCATGATAGCATGGTTTATGTCACTGAAGAAGACAACAGTCGAGTGTCAGTGTTTCATACTAATGGCCAGTTTTCTCATACCATTGGTAAAGGACAGTTTGGTGCCCCGTATGATGTTGTCGTTAATAATACCAACCAGCTCCTTGTTGCTGACAACACTCATCATTGCATAAAGTCATTTACGCTAGATGGACATTTTGTGGGTAAATTTGTTACTCAAGAAACAGGAAGGGGACATATGCGATACCCATGCAGTCTGGCTGTTGATATTAATGGTTTTCTACTAGTAGTCGAACCAATCCACAGTCAGGTATCTATATTTGACAAGGATGGGAAGTGTGTGCACTATTTTGGCACAAAGGGAAATGCTAAGGGTCAGTTCCAGAATCCGCAAGGAGTAGCCATCAGCCCTAATGGTAACATCTACGTCAGTGATCACAATAACAGAAGGGTACAAGTCTTCCCCACTCACCAGTCAAAGTCAAAATAG
- the LOC136257416 gene encoding uncharacterized protein — translation MSDANQRSVNYNNDIYVQSGCDIRIAEAIIICIGSFTEDLDRMISTFVQFNTFTVYKLNRFNKSEIEYYLDKVTDDCPANVKMLFVYFSSHGRRLFTGGDALETSDKKLIYTNDIIATFRKPNLHKKFKVFIFDTCRTKGDILFEAKSILNQSLFNCLNLTNTKYFYETDHHVLIIWSCDIGEGAIVDEVTGSLFTQVLCDVLAKLQSGTQPKCINITEIVSDTSEAVETAIRSERQQGRDCDYQSPQCEQINMDNMDIILKRDYNFIGFKAV, via the exons ATGTCAGACGCAAATCAGAGGAGTgttaattataataatgatattTATGTACAAAGTGGTTGTGATATTAGAATAGCTGAAGCAATAATAATATGTATTGGAAGTTTTACGGAAGATTTAGATAGAATGATAAGCACATTTGTGCAATTTAATACTTTTACAG TGTACAAATTAAATAGATTTAACAAATCTGAAATAGAATATTACCTTGATAAAGTTACCGACGATTGTCCAGCCAACGTTAAAATGCTGTTTGTATATTTTTCCAGTCATGGTAGGAGACTTTTTACTGGCGGAGATGCACTGGAGACGAGTGATAAAAAGTTAATTTATACTAATGACATTATAGCTACTTTTCGTAAGCCAAATCTACATAAGAAATTTAAAGTTTTTATATTTGATACCTGCCGCACTAAag GAGACATTTTATTTGAAGCAAAATCAATTTTGAACCAATCACTATTCAACTGTTTAAATCTTACCAACACGAAATATTTTTATGAAACAGATCATCATGTCCTAATAATTTGGTCGTGTGATATCGGTGAAGGAGCAATTGTAGATGAAGTTACTGGCAGTCTGTTTACTCAAGTTTTATGCGATGTATTGGCCAAGCTGCAGAGTGGCACTCAACCCAAATGTATCAACATCACAGAGATAGTTTCCGACACCAGTGAAGCTGTTGAGACTGCCATAAGATCAGAACGACAGCAAGGACGTGATTGTGATTATCAGTCTCCACAATGTGAACAAATAAATATGGATAATATGGATATTATATTAAAGAGAG